From a single Bryobacter aggregatus MPL3 genomic region:
- a CDS encoding helix-turn-helix transcriptional regulator: MTRVRIDASNPVVEAGLRTLLEEKVGFQAMKSGEIADVLLSDRQFDEIDNDPPPLPVVLLTHQSASSMLRQGARGVLPPNSSPIEIRAALEAAAAGLLVLPAQEAESWPAAQLPMSDTTLTAREREVLRLLAEGVGNKEIAWRLSITEHTVKFHVSSLMSKLNAGSRTEAVTQGIRRGYVAL, from the coding sequence ATGACACGCGTACGGATTGACGCATCGAACCCTGTTGTAGAAGCGGGTCTTCGGACGTTGTTGGAAGAGAAGGTCGGGTTTCAAGCGATGAAATCAGGCGAGATTGCCGATGTTTTATTGTCGGACCGTCAGTTTGATGAGATCGATAATGATCCCCCGCCGCTACCGGTGGTGTTGTTGACGCACCAGTCGGCGAGTAGTATGCTCCGCCAGGGAGCGCGCGGTGTATTGCCGCCGAACTCGAGTCCGATCGAGATCCGGGCCGCGCTCGAAGCCGCTGCGGCCGGATTGCTGGTTCTGCCTGCGCAGGAAGCCGAGTCCTGGCCCGCCGCTCAGTTGCCGATGAGCGACACAACGTTGACGGCGCGGGAGCGCGAGGTTCTGCGCTTACTTGCTGAGGGGGTAGGGAACAAAGAAATCGCCTGGAGGCTGAGCATCACCGAGCATACGGTGAAGTTCCATGTCAGTTCACTGATGTCAAAGCTGAATGCGGGGTCGCGCACCGAGGCGGTTACTCAGGGAATTCGCCGAGGCTACGTCGCCCTCTAG
- a CDS encoding S1C family serine protease: MSGPGFGEIAEQLRRSTVQVRVDGGRAGSGSGVVWSADGKLISNAHVVTRDRVEVEFWDGEVMPARLLRRDGYRDLVLLAVERTAMPVPAWADSSLLREGEEVLAVGNPLGFVGALSTGVVHGLGPLQGLGEKHWVQANIRLAPGNSGGALANSTGAVVGINTMVAGPLGLAVPSNEVAAFVKRAGQPDEPLLGVTVETVPLRVGARRAVGLRIQQVAPNGRADVASLRPGDVIIGMDGQIFSSLDEWSVRLLKGGLVHLEFLRNGKAVPREVVIALSPGAEGRIAAAA, from the coding sequence GTGAGCGGGCCCGGTTTCGGTGAAATTGCAGAACAACTGCGGCGTTCGACGGTGCAGGTCCGGGTGGACGGGGGACGCGCGGGTTCTGGTTCCGGAGTCGTGTGGAGTGCGGACGGAAAGCTCATCTCGAATGCGCATGTGGTGACGCGCGACCGGGTGGAGGTTGAGTTCTGGGACGGCGAGGTGATGCCCGCCCGACTGCTGCGGCGTGATGGATACCGTGATCTTGTTCTGCTGGCGGTGGAGCGGACGGCCATGCCGGTTCCAGCCTGGGCGGATTCTTCGTTGCTCCGCGAGGGGGAGGAAGTGCTAGCGGTCGGAAATCCGCTGGGCTTTGTCGGAGCCTTATCCACCGGTGTGGTCCACGGGCTAGGGCCGCTGCAGGGACTTGGGGAAAAGCATTGGGTGCAAGCCAATATCCGTTTGGCCCCTGGAAATTCCGGAGGCGCTTTGGCCAATTCGACGGGGGCCGTCGTGGGCATCAATACGATGGTTGCTGGTCCGCTGGGGCTTGCCGTTCCGTCGAATGAAGTCGCCGCTTTTGTAAAGCGGGCAGGGCAGCCGGACGAGCCGCTTTTGGGCGTTACCGTTGAGACAGTACCATTACGAGTTGGTGCGCGTCGTGCAGTGGGTTTGCGCATCCAACAAGTAGCGCCAAATGGACGGGCAGATGTGGCGTCTTTGCGACCTGGTGACGTCATAATTGGAATGGACGGTCAAATCTTTTCGTCACTGGATGAGTGGAGTGTCCGTCTGTTGAAAGGAGGGCTTGTGCATCTGGAATTCCTGCGCAACGGAAAGGCTGTGCCGCGGGAAGTTGTGATTGCATTGAGCCCGGGTGCCGAAGGGAGGATCGCTGCTGCCGCATGA
- a CDS encoding S1C family serine protease: MQNPLIELSQTIAEIVNTAAPRVAAVSSRRKGFQSGLLIDNHRIVTVDHGVELDGEAEILLPSGEVTAASLLGRDPGSDLALFGLEIPYMDLPPLPLAGGATLGELVIGVSRAPDTGPHASMGILSSLSGAWRTWKGGKMDHFIQVDIPVAPGVSGGVALRADGSILGLMSGGLVRGVNVVIPASNLNDFVTTLDQFGGVSRGYLGVGLQPVPQPAGMIVLNVEPNSPSALAHLMVGDVIVAIGGQHAIDFAAIQEFLEPPHVGKQVPLRVYRAGQELEIVVEIGQRPSARQVA; encoded by the coding sequence ATGCAGAATCCGTTGATCGAACTGAGTCAGACCATTGCTGAGATCGTAAACACCGCCGCCCCCCGGGTGGCCGCCGTCTCATCCCGCCGAAAAGGTTTCCAGAGCGGACTGCTGATTGATAATCACCGAATCGTAACCGTCGATCACGGCGTCGAATTAGATGGGGAGGCTGAAATCCTCCTCCCTTCCGGCGAGGTCACGGCCGCATCCCTCCTCGGCCGTGACCCCGGAAGTGATTTGGCGCTCTTCGGGTTGGAGATTCCCTATATGGATCTCCCGCCGCTCCCATTGGCGGGTGGAGCCACACTGGGTGAACTGGTGATTGGCGTGTCCAGGGCTCCCGACACAGGCCCTCACGCGTCGATGGGTATCCTGAGCTCTCTGTCGGGAGCATGGCGTACCTGGAAGGGTGGGAAAATGGATCACTTCATTCAAGTGGACATCCCAGTAGCGCCAGGTGTTTCGGGAGGGGTTGCGTTGCGTGCGGATGGCTCGATTCTGGGGTTGATGAGTGGCGGATTGGTGCGCGGCGTCAACGTGGTGATTCCGGCATCGAACCTGAATGATTTTGTAACGACCCTCGACCAGTTTGGTGGTGTTTCCCGTGGCTATCTGGGAGTGGGCCTCCAACCGGTGCCGCAGCCTGCCGGGATGATTGTGTTGAATGTCGAGCCCAATTCGCCCTCCGCCCTCGCGCACCTGATGGTGGGTGATGTGATTGTGGCGATTGGCGGGCAACATGCGATCGATTTTGCGGCGATTCAGGAATTTCTCGAGCCGCCGCATGTGGGCAAGCAGGTTCCATTACGTGTCTACCGGGCTGGCCAGGAGTTGGAGATTGTTGTCGAAATCGGACAGCGGCCTTCGGCGAGGCAGGTTGCGTGA
- a CDS encoding DUF6677 family protein gives MATEAKVEVPTAAPTQSWVLPVLLTWIAPGSGYFFLKSPVRGALMGGASLLMFLLGLLMRGAFFEAQTGDLLTTVIYCGGFVCNLATGGLYFLAKAFNYNAPDVAGHVVDYGTKFLVGAGLINVLAMVDVFEIATGRKR, from the coding sequence ATGGCCACTGAAGCAAAAGTTGAAGTTCCTACGGCGGCTCCCACGCAAAGCTGGGTGCTCCCGGTGCTGCTCACCTGGATCGCGCCCGGATCTGGCTATTTCTTCTTGAAAAGCCCGGTACGCGGGGCTCTCATGGGTGGCGCTTCTCTTCTGATGTTCCTGCTCGGGCTGTTGATGCGGGGCGCTTTCTTTGAGGCGCAAACCGGCGACTTGCTGACGACGGTCATCTATTGCGGTGGCTTCGTTTGCAATCTGGCCACCGGCGGCTTGTACTTTCTCGCCAAAGCCTTTAATTACAACGCTCCCGATGTCGCCGGACATGTCGTCGACTACGGCACCAAGTTCCTGGTCGGCGCGGGCCTGATCAATGTTCTTGCCATGGTGGACGTATTCGAAATTGCTACCGGACGGAAGCGTTAG
- the miaB gene encoding tRNA (N6-isopentenyl adenosine(37)-C2)-methylthiotransferase MiaB — translation MKKFYIETFGCQMNVHDSEKVISTLVNKGYSQVELPDDADLVLYNTCSIRDKAEAKVFQRLNEFKKRSKDKVVGVIGCVAQQEGEKIFDRAPHVGLVAGSASYNQLPQMLVQIEAGARRVTGLSLDTEDTFEVPFTKRDNPHKAFLTIIEGCDKSCAYCVVPMTRGPERSRASAGILEEARQLAANGYTEITLLGQNVNSYRDPSDAGLDFAMLLRRIGEVQGLKRIRFTTSHPRDFVRDIVHAIDENPVLCNHIHLPVQSGSTEILDRMRRLYTRDEYLRQIDWMKAAKRDIAITSDIIVGFPGETEADFEKTLGLLDTVQYDAVFSFKYSQRPNTPALQYTEHMSEEEKSRRLTMVQERQRQIQLPRNINYIGSVEEVLVEGYNRATQQWIGKTSQFKTLNFSHPVVPAPAEGHTLEGSYLDVRVLRAGPNSLAGEAVLS, via the coding sequence ATGAAAAAGTTCTACATCGAAACCTTCGGTTGCCAGATGAATGTGCACGATTCCGAGAAAGTGATCAGCACGCTGGTAAACAAGGGCTATTCGCAAGTGGAACTCCCTGACGATGCCGACCTGGTGCTCTATAACACCTGCAGCATCCGCGACAAAGCAGAGGCGAAAGTCTTCCAGCGCCTCAACGAGTTTAAAAAGCGCAGCAAGGATAAGGTGGTGGGCGTCATCGGCTGCGTCGCCCAGCAGGAAGGCGAGAAGATCTTCGACCGGGCCCCCCATGTCGGGCTGGTTGCAGGCTCGGCAAGTTACAACCAACTGCCGCAGATGCTGGTGCAGATTGAAGCGGGCGCCCGCCGGGTCACCGGTTTGAGTCTTGATACTGAGGACACCTTCGAAGTCCCGTTCACCAAGCGGGACAACCCGCACAAGGCGTTTCTCACTATCATTGAGGGCTGCGATAAGAGCTGCGCCTATTGCGTGGTTCCGATGACACGAGGTCCCGAGCGCAGCCGGGCCAGTGCCGGCATTCTCGAAGAAGCGCGCCAGCTGGCCGCGAACGGTTACACCGAGATCACGCTGCTGGGCCAGAACGTCAACAGCTACCGCGACCCCTCGGACGCCGGCCTTGATTTCGCGATGTTGCTGCGCCGTATAGGCGAGGTGCAGGGACTCAAGCGTATTCGCTTCACCACTTCGCACCCGCGCGATTTTGTCCGCGACATTGTCCATGCGATCGACGAGAATCCGGTCCTCTGCAATCACATCCACCTGCCGGTCCAGAGCGGCTCAACTGAGATCCTTGACCGCATGCGCCGTCTCTATACCCGCGATGAGTACCTGCGCCAGATCGACTGGATGAAGGCTGCCAAGCGCGACATCGCCATCACCTCCGACATCATCGTCGGCTTCCCTGGCGAGACCGAGGCCGATTTCGAAAAAACTCTGGGACTGCTCGACACGGTGCAGTATGACGCCGTTTTCAGCTTCAAGTATTCCCAACGTCCCAATACGCCAGCGCTCCAGTACACCGAGCACATGAGCGAAGAGGAGAAGAGCCGCCGCCTGACTATGGTGCAGGAGCGGCAGCGCCAGATCCAATTGCCCCGCAACATCAATTACATCGGCAGTGTTGAAGAAGTGCTCGTCGAAGGCTATAACCGCGCCACGCAGCAATGGATCGGTAAGACTTCGCAATTCAAGACGTTGAACTTCAGCCATCCCGTGGTGCCCGCGCCTGCGGAAGGCCATACCCTCGAAGGAAGCTATCTCGACGTACGCGTGCTCCGCGCCGGCCCGAATTCGCTGGCCGGAGAAGCAGTCCTATCCTAA
- a CDS encoding bifunctional nuclease family protein: MEVEMKIRTLMMDPVTQMPIVVLRDLSGNTILPIWVGVYEANAIALEIEKINTPRPMTHDLIRTLLQGMDTKVNRIVVSDLKDDTFFAVIWLEKDGQLISIDSRPSDALAIALRTDSPIYVDENVLKNSRMSSSQEKGQGEELRRWLENLNEEDFGRYKM, from the coding sequence ATGGAAGTTGAAATGAAGATCCGCACGCTGATGATGGATCCCGTAACGCAAATGCCAATTGTTGTCTTGCGCGATCTTTCCGGCAATACGATTCTTCCCATTTGGGTTGGAGTCTACGAAGCAAACGCAATCGCACTCGAAATCGAGAAGATCAATACGCCGCGTCCCATGACGCATGACTTGATTCGTACCCTCTTACAGGGCATGGATACGAAGGTGAATCGTATTGTCGTCAGCGATCTCAAGGACGACACGTTCTTCGCTGTCATCTGGCTCGAAAAAGACGGCCAGCTCATCAGCATCGATTCGCGTCCCAGCGACGCACTCGCCATCGCCCTGCGTACCGATTCGCCGATCTACGTCGATGAAAATGTTCTCAAGAACTCGCGCATGTCTTCTTCGCAAGAGAAAGGCCAAGGCGAAGAACTGCGCCGCTGGCTCGAGAATCTGAACGAGGAAGACTTCGGCCGCTACAAGATGTAG